In the genome of Candidatus Zixiibacteriota bacterium, the window GATCTGACTTTCCTGGTCGACTTCCTGTTTTTCAACGGTCCGGCCTGCACCAATCAAATGATCGCCCGCATTGATCCGGGTACCGGCTCGCCGGACATTTCGGACCTGCAGTACCTCATCGATTATCTGTTCTTCGCCGGTTCCGTGCCAGTCTGTGCTCCCTGATCGTTCCGCATTGTGTTAGGGCGAAATGACTCCTCGCAGGCCAGCCTGCGGGGTTCTTTTTGCCTGTACTGATACCACTCGGCACGCCTCTGTTTCACAGAATCAAGAGTAACCGAATCGACAAAGTCCACAAAGAAAGGGACCAAATGAAAACCGTGAACCTTCGCAGAATCCTGATGGGGTCCATCTCACTGGGGTTGCTGATCAGCCTTATCGGCTGTTCCGGGGAAAGCCCGGTCGCGCCGATGGCCGGCTCCGGTGGTTCCACTAACGGCGGTGGTATTTTTGCATCCGCCACCTCGACCGAGATTTACGGTCGTGTTGCCAGCATAGATCCGAACGCACATACGATGACTCTGACCGGCGACCCGACGACCATCACGGTGGCCGACAACGCCGAACTTGTTCGCCGCGAGCATGGCATCGAGACCCCCATCACCCTCTTTGATATCAACGTGGGAGATTCTGCCGAGGTTCATGGCGATATGAACGGCGGCAGTCTTCTGGCCGACCGTGTCCGCATTCGAATCGAAGATGGACCCGGCATGGAAGTGGAGCTGCGCGGACGAGTCGCTGCCGTGGACACCATGGCACGGACACTTGCGCTGGTAGGGGATGCCACAGTGTACAACGTTTCGCCGTCGGCGGAGATCGTGCAGAGGACCTCGGGAGTTGAGACGCCGATCGAACTGGGGCAGATCGTTGTGGGTGACTCACTCGAAGTGAAGGGGACAACTCAAGCGGACGGCTCAGTGCTGCTCAGCCGTATTCGCGTCAAGATCGAGGATCTGGAAGACATGCGGGCAGAGGTCGAGTTCACGGCCAGGATCGCCACGATCGATTATTCGGCCGGCACGTTCACGGTGGAGGGGCACAGCGAGACCATCGTGACCGACAGCAATACCTCGATTTTTATGAAAGCGAATATCGACTCGAGCGGCACGCCGGCCGGCAAACCGGTTGACGGCGGTGACGGCGAAGGATTCCAGGATGAAGATCTTCGCACTCCCATAGCCTTTACGGATCTGCGAGTGGGTGATTTCGTGGAGATTCATGCCAATCGGATCGATGCCTCGACGCTCTACGCTGTCGCGATCGAGCTCGAAGACGGCGCCGCCGGGGACGGGTTGGAGGTAGAATTCAAAGCGAACCTGGCGTCGGTCGATCCGGTGAACGGGATTGTGACGTTCGACGGCCAGACCTGGACCGGCGTGGTAGCCCCCGGAGCCGATCTGAGAGGGTTAATGGATGAGTCGCTGACGCTGTTCGATTTCGTGGCGGGTCAATTGGTGGAAGTGGAAGGATTCCGGCAGGCAGGTGATACGCTGCAGGTAGTCAAGATGCATCGCGACAACAACTGAGCGGTGCTATTGCTGAGAAAGGGAACGTGGTGAGGACGTTCCCTTTTTCGCATTTCCCAACGCCCCCTGTTCGAACGTGATGGCGTGCAGAATGGTATCGACGAAGAAGTAGTTCTCCGCGCTGAAGGGC includes:
- a CDS encoding DUF5666 domain-containing protein, producing the protein MNLRRILMGSISLGLLISLIGCSGESPVAPMAGSGGSTNGGGIFASATSTEIYGRVASIDPNAHTMTLTGDPTTITVADNAELVRREHGIETPITLFDINVGDSAEVHGDMNGGSLLADRVRIRIEDGPGMEVELRGRVAAVDTMARTLALVGDATVYNVSPSAEIVQRTSGVETPIELGQIVVGDSLEVKGTTQADGSVLLSRIRVKIEDLEDMRAEVEFTARIATIDYSAGTFTVEGHSETIVTDSNTSIFMKANIDSSGTPAGKPVDGGDGEGFQDEDLRTPIAFTDLRVGDFVEIHANRIDASTLYAVAIELEDGAAGDGLEVEFKANLASVDPVNGIVTFDGQTWTGVVAPGADLRGLMDESLTLFDFVAGQLVEVEGFRQAGDTLQVVKMHRDNN